A window of the Corynebacterium minutissimum genome harbors these coding sequences:
- a CDS encoding MarR family transcriptional regulator → MLAVHARYRGRSVRRAELVQRSAAALSTLEGIGEFEVLGVEDICAVAYSASSVCDVVMALLADGDWAIGIGVIPGDDASDKETRAVATAAVKGSARAGHVYAKVDRRGRAAEANDIAATFALLGFVLNKRTMEGREATSLVRGGLNQNEAAEELGISKQAMSQRLQAAGWAAETAGWQLAVNLIERANSTS, encoded by the coding sequence GTGCTAGCAGTCCATGCCCGTTACCGCGGCCGTTCGGTGCGCCGAGCCGAATTGGTGCAGCGTTCCGCCGCTGCCCTATCTACTTTGGAGGGCATCGGGGAGTTTGAAGTACTCGGCGTGGAAGACATCTGTGCGGTGGCCTACTCGGCTTCCTCGGTCTGTGACGTGGTGATGGCCTTGCTGGCTGATGGTGACTGGGCTATTGGCATCGGTGTTATTCCCGGAGACGATGCTAGCGACAAAGAAACTCGCGCCGTCGCTACAGCAGCCGTGAAGGGCTCGGCCCGCGCGGGCCACGTCTATGCGAAGGTCGATCGCCGTGGCCGCGCGGCAGAAGCCAACGACATTGCCGCCACTTTTGCGCTCCTTGGGTTCGTCCTGAACAAGCGCACAATGGAGGGCCGCGAAGCCACGTCACTAGTGCGTGGCGGACTCAACCAAAACGAGGCGGCCGAAGAGCTCGGCATTTCCAAGCAGGCCATGTCGCAGCGCCTCCAAGCTGCTGGCTGGGCGGCAGAGACTGCCGGATGGCAACTCGCGGTCAACCTCATCGAGCGCGCTAACTCGACGAGCTAG
- the can gene encoding aconitate hydratase, translated as MTESLNSFGAKKTLDVNGKSYDYFDINAVEGLEKLPYSLKVLAENQLRYEDGKNVTKDHINALANWDPSAEPDTEIQFTPARVLMQDFTGVPCVVDLATMREAIATLGGKPEQVNPLNPAEMVIDHSVIVEAFGSSEALEKNVEIEYERNQERYQFLRWGAENFSNFRVVPPGTGIVHQVNIEYLSRVVFDNEGVAYPDTCIGTDSHTTMENGLGILGWGVGGIEAEAAMLGQPVSMLIPRVVGFKLTGEIPTGVTATDVVLTITEMLREHGVVQKFVEFYGNGVKSVPLANRATIGNMSPEFGSTAAIFPIDEETIKYLELTGRPQEQIDRVEAYAKAQGMWLEQDAPEAKYSEYLELDLSTVKPSIAGPKRPQDRILLSEAKEQFRKDLPTYASGDVVADESTIEAKRMTAEGGDENSLVDVTGGLNKSRAGEGESAAKGSSGRQSNPVTVTSANGGEYTLDHGMVAIASITSCTNTSNPSVMVGAGLIARKAAEKGLKSKPWVKTICAPGSQVVDGYFQRADLWKDLEALGFYLSGFGCTTCIGNSGPLPEEISNAINEYDLAATAVLSGNRNFEGRISPDVKMNYLASPIMVIAYAIAGTMDFDFETQPLGQDQDGNDVFLKDIWPSPQEIEDTIQQAISRELYEADYADVFKGDDAWRNLDVPEGETFEWNEDSTYIRKAPYFDGMPTEPEPVADIKGARVLAKLGDSVTTDHISPASSIKPGTPAAQYLDENGVERQDYNSLGSRRGNHEVMMRGTFANIRLQNQLVDVAGGYTRDFTQEGAPQAFIFDACENYKAADIPLVVLAGKEYGTGSSRDWAAKGTNLLGVKAVITESFERIHRSNLIGMGVIPLQFPEGESHESLGLDGTETFDIDGIAALNEGGIPPSVHVTATKESGETVEFDAKVRIDTPGEADYYRHGGILQYVLRQMVKA; from the coding sequence GTGACTGAAAGCCTGAACTCCTTCGGCGCCAAGAAGACCCTAGATGTCAACGGTAAGTCCTATGACTACTTCGACATCAACGCGGTTGAGGGCCTGGAGAAGCTGCCGTACTCCCTCAAGGTGCTAGCTGAGAACCAGCTGCGCTACGAGGATGGCAAGAACGTAACCAAGGATCACATTAACGCTTTGGCGAACTGGGATCCGTCCGCAGAGCCGGACACCGAGATCCAGTTCACCCCGGCTCGTGTCCTCATGCAGGACTTCACCGGCGTTCCCTGTGTGGTCGATCTCGCTACCATGCGTGAGGCCATCGCAACTCTCGGCGGCAAGCCGGAGCAGGTGAACCCGCTCAACCCGGCTGAGATGGTTATCGACCACTCCGTTATTGTTGAGGCTTTCGGTTCCTCCGAGGCTCTGGAGAAGAACGTCGAAATCGAATACGAGCGCAACCAGGAGCGTTACCAGTTCCTGCGTTGGGGTGCCGAGAACTTCTCCAACTTCCGCGTTGTCCCTCCGGGAACCGGTATTGTCCACCAGGTCAACATCGAGTACCTGTCTCGCGTCGTCTTCGACAACGAGGGCGTTGCTTACCCGGATACCTGTATCGGTACCGACTCGCACACCACCATGGAGAACGGCCTCGGCATTTTGGGCTGGGGCGTTGGCGGCATTGAGGCTGAGGCAGCCATGCTGGGCCAGCCGGTCTCCATGCTTATCCCGCGCGTCGTCGGCTTCAAGCTCACCGGCGAGATTCCGACCGGCGTGACGGCTACCGACGTTGTTCTGACCATCACCGAGATGCTCCGTGAGCACGGCGTGGTTCAGAAGTTTGTCGAGTTCTATGGCAACGGTGTGAAGTCTGTTCCGCTGGCTAACCGCGCCACCATTGGTAACATGTCTCCGGAATTCGGCTCCACCGCTGCGATCTTCCCGATCGACGAGGAGACCATCAAGTACCTCGAGCTCACCGGTCGCCCGCAGGAGCAGATCGACCGCGTCGAGGCATACGCCAAGGCTCAGGGCATGTGGCTGGAGCAGGATGCTCCGGAGGCTAAGTACTCCGAGTACCTCGAGCTGGATCTGTCCACCGTTAAGCCTTCCATCGCTGGCCCGAAGCGCCCGCAGGACCGCATCCTTCTTTCTGAGGCAAAGGAGCAGTTCCGTAAGGATCTGCCGACCTACGCTTCCGGTGACGTTGTCGCAGATGAGTCCACCATTGAGGCAAAGCGTATGACCGCTGAGGGCGGCGACGAGAACTCCCTCGTTGACGTTACCGGTGGCCTGAACAAGTCCCGCGCAGGTGAGGGCGAGTCCGCAGCTAAGGGTAGCTCCGGCCGTCAGTCCAACCCGGTGACCGTCACCTCCGCGAACGGTGGCGAGTACACCTTGGACCACGGCATGGTCGCCATTGCTTCCATCACGTCCTGCACCAACACCTCCAACCCATCCGTCATGGTGGGCGCTGGCCTCATTGCCCGCAAGGCGGCTGAAAAAGGCCTGAAGTCCAAGCCTTGGGTTAAGACCATTTGTGCTCCGGGTTCCCAGGTTGTTGACGGCTACTTCCAGCGCGCAGACCTGTGGAAGGACCTCGAGGCTCTCGGCTTCTACCTCTCTGGCTTCGGCTGCACCACCTGTATTGGTAACTCCGGCCCACTGCCGGAGGAAATCTCCAATGCCATCAACGAGTACGACCTGGCTGCTACCGCGGTCCTGTCCGGTAACCGCAACTTTGAGGGCCGCATTTCCCCGGACGTCAAGATGAACTACTTGGCCTCCCCAATCATGGTTATTGCTTACGCTATTGCCGGCACCATGGACTTCGACTTCGAAACCCAGCCGCTGGGTCAGGACCAGGACGGCAACGATGTCTTCCTCAAGGACATCTGGCCTTCCCCGCAGGAGATTGAGGACACCATCCAGCAGGCAATCTCCCGCGAGCTGTACGAGGCTGACTACGCCGACGTATTCAAGGGTGACGACGCATGGCGCAACCTGGATGTACCGGAGGGTGAAACCTTCGAGTGGAACGAGGATTCCACCTACATCCGCAAGGCTCCGTACTTCGACGGTATGCCGACTGAGCCGGAGCCGGTTGCGGACATCAAGGGTGCTCGCGTCCTGGCTAAACTCGGTGACTCCGTTACCACTGACCACATCTCCCCTGCCTCCTCCATTAAGCCGGGCACCCCTGCTGCTCAGTACCTGGATGAGAATGGTGTGGAGCGCCAGGACTACAACTCCCTGGGTTCCCGTCGTGGTAACCACGAGGTCATGATGCGCGGTACCTTCGCCAACATCCGCCTGCAGAACCAGCTGGTGGACGTTGCCGGTGGCTACACCCGCGACTTCACCCAGGAGGGCGCACCGCAGGCCTTCATCTTCGATGCTTGCGAGAACTACAAGGCCGCTGACATCCCGCTGGTCGTCTTGGCCGGCAAGGAGTACGGCACCGGTTCTTCCCGTGACTGGGCTGCCAAGGGCACCAATCTGCTGGGCGTGAAGGCCGTTATTACCGAGTCCTTCGAGCGTATCCACCGCTCGAACCTCATCGGTATGGGCGTTATCCCGCTGCAGTTCCCGGAGGGCGAGTCTCACGAGTCCCTGGGCTTGGACGGTACCGAGACCTTCGACATCGATGGCATTGCAGCTCTCAACGAGGGCGGAATTCCACCGTCGGTTCACGTGACCGCAACCAAGGAGTCCGGCGAGACCGTCGAGTTCGACGCCAAGGTTCGCATCGACACGCCTGGTGAGGCCGACTACTACCGCCACGGCGGCATTCTGCAGTACGTGCTGCGCCAGATGGTCAAGGCCTAA
- a CDS encoding DUF3097 domain-containing protein yields the protein MSTNPRDPYGGDIFAGHARTQKPHYPEVPAEPGMVVEVRGDDFVGAVMGVDKTAWGPVVRLEDRHGVERVFNLVKGGFLLEGQPVTLTRYVEKQAPRKSNSGSRRVDNIEAKVAAPSRIWVEGIHDAAIVEKVWGHDLRVEGVVVEYLEGLDNLEERLAQFQPGPGRRVGVLADHLVEGSKETRLTQTVGEHVLVTGHPFIDIWAAVKPERLGFRSWPEVPYGEDWKTGTCARLGWSDPKEGWSRVYSAVKSFRDLDSTLIGAVERLVDFVTTPELTKEDLL from the coding sequence ATGAGCACCAATCCCCGAGACCCCTATGGCGGCGATATTTTCGCCGGACACGCACGCACACAAAAACCGCACTACCCTGAGGTTCCTGCCGAGCCAGGCATGGTGGTGGAAGTCCGAGGAGATGACTTTGTTGGCGCTGTGATGGGCGTCGACAAGACTGCATGGGGCCCGGTGGTCCGGCTCGAAGATCGTCATGGAGTGGAACGAGTCTTCAACCTAGTCAAGGGCGGCTTTCTGCTGGAAGGTCAGCCTGTCACCCTGACTCGCTATGTAGAAAAGCAAGCGCCGCGCAAATCTAATTCGGGTTCGCGCCGCGTAGACAATATCGAGGCTAAGGTGGCTGCACCTTCCCGCATCTGGGTAGAAGGTATCCATGACGCCGCGATTGTGGAAAAGGTCTGGGGCCATGACTTGCGGGTGGAAGGCGTGGTCGTGGAATATCTTGAAGGACTCGACAACTTAGAGGAGCGCCTTGCTCAGTTCCAGCCGGGGCCGGGGCGTCGCGTGGGCGTGTTAGCTGACCACTTGGTGGAAGGATCTAAGGAAACGCGCCTCACACAGACGGTGGGTGAGCATGTCTTGGTGACGGGGCATCCTTTCATCGACATCTGGGCCGCAGTAAAACCCGAGCGCCTCGGTTTTCGCTCCTGGCCAGAGGTTCCTTACGGTGAAGACTGGAAGACGGGTACCTGTGCTCGTCTTGGATGGTCCGATCCCAAGGAAGGGTGGAGTCGTGTGTACAGCGCGGTGAAATCCTTTCGCGACCTCGATTCAACACTCATCGGGGCCGTGGAACGCCTCGTGGATTTCGTTACCACGCCGGAGTTGACGAAGGAAGACCTTCTGTAG
- a CDS encoding DIP1281 family NlpC/P60 protein, whose translation MATTSSFGFRRLKAVCAAIATTAALSTVSSLTPAVAAEPEQLNVKELLSSDNPSIADLAGTIAQIEERIAEAEATIGSQREAVNRALVDLNDARTRAEQARRGTTTARQQLDTAEDEVAQAQAKLDDISRSAYRRANTSDAVSQAAGKNARADMLERQSFLRSQSDKQQDVLTRLEQERTQKANKESQLRKTQKLAEQRENQASEAEADARQLLAESESTIEDSTAERTDLLTQLEELQKTLDKVKGVDASDESSLETGSNVQSQSLTEEDLPTSEGSNLSAEELPEAEEPSAVSEAETSGATTSDAASVQGPSAEEARNRSLQAQRTSPTMSPEEMKELSSAADTLSSDPNVKELSSKSEDRRNTSGGSSLDSRSIDPETIALGIGVVGTVASMVAASQPGHSNSLTAEEIDALAQGSSKLFALQGEDSATSTHTASQDSSTTSTSTTTSGVLDDDDEDGDALASDLSGLLEDLETTDSVTDKAASKLGGASREAQIETVIARATSQVGVPYAWGGGDANGPTQGIRDGGVADSHGDYNKVGFDCSGLVLYAFAGVGISLPHYTGYQYQKGEKISTSDIERGDLIFYGPSGNQHVAIYLGDGTMVEAPQSGQNVSIAPVRQAGMAPYAVRLI comes from the coding sequence GTGGCCACCACTTCATCATTCGGCTTCCGTCGTCTAAAAGCAGTGTGCGCTGCTATTGCGACGACCGCCGCCTTGTCTACAGTTTCATCTTTAACGCCAGCAGTAGCGGCGGAACCAGAGCAGCTTAACGTTAAGGAGCTGCTTTCCTCTGACAATCCCTCCATTGCGGACCTCGCCGGGACCATTGCCCAGATCGAGGAACGCATCGCAGAAGCCGAAGCCACCATCGGTTCGCAACGCGAGGCAGTGAACCGGGCTCTCGTCGATCTCAACGATGCCCGGACAAGGGCCGAGCAGGCGCGTCGTGGTACCACCACGGCACGTCAGCAGCTCGACACTGCTGAGGATGAGGTGGCCCAGGCTCAAGCGAAGCTCGATGACATCTCGCGCTCTGCTTACCGCCGTGCCAACACCTCCGACGCCGTATCCCAGGCAGCGGGCAAAAACGCTCGCGCCGACATGCTCGAGCGTCAGTCCTTCCTCCGCTCTCAGTCCGATAAACAGCAGGATGTCCTCACCCGGCTGGAGCAGGAGCGCACGCAAAAGGCCAACAAGGAATCTCAGCTGCGCAAGACTCAAAAGCTTGCCGAGCAGCGTGAGAACCAGGCGTCTGAAGCGGAAGCGGACGCACGCCAGTTGCTCGCTGAATCGGAGTCAACCATTGAGGATTCGACCGCGGAACGCACGGACCTCCTCACTCAGCTAGAGGAGCTACAGAAGACGCTAGATAAAGTTAAGGGAGTTGACGCGTCCGATGAATCAAGTCTGGAAACTGGATCTAACGTCCAGTCGCAAAGCTTGACGGAGGAGGATCTGCCAACTTCTGAAGGTTCCAATCTCTCCGCAGAAGAACTGCCGGAGGCGGAAGAACCGTCCGCAGTATCGGAGGCAGAAACCTCTGGCGCTACAACCTCTGACGCTGCGTCCGTCCAGGGCCCCTCTGCAGAGGAAGCACGCAATCGTTCGCTGCAGGCTCAGCGTACTTCTCCGACGATGTCTCCGGAGGAGATGAAGGAACTCTCTAGCGCCGCCGATACACTCTCTTCCGATCCTAATGTGAAAGAGCTTTCCTCTAAGAGTGAGGATCGACGCAACACCAGCGGTGGCAGCTCTCTCGACTCTCGCTCCATTGATCCAGAAACCATTGCCTTGGGGATTGGTGTTGTCGGCACCGTGGCATCAATGGTGGCAGCCTCTCAACCTGGCCACAGTAATAGTCTGACTGCAGAGGAAATCGATGCCTTGGCGCAGGGCTCCTCGAAGCTGTTCGCCCTCCAAGGCGAAGACTCTGCGACGTCGACGCACACTGCATCCCAGGACTCCTCCACAACGTCAACGTCTACCACTACGTCTGGCGTTCTCGACGATGACGATGAAGACGGGGATGCCCTCGCCTCAGATCTGTCTGGTCTGTTGGAGGACCTCGAAACGACCGACAGTGTTACCGATAAGGCAGCATCGAAGCTGGGTGGTGCATCCCGTGAGGCTCAAATTGAGACCGTCATCGCACGTGCCACCTCTCAGGTCGGTGTTCCTTATGCGTGGGGTGGCGGTGACGCCAACGGCCCGACACAGGGTATCCGCGATGGAGGCGTCGCCGACTCTCACGGCGATTACAACAAGGTCGGATTCGACTGCTCTGGTCTTGTTCTCTACGCCTTTGCGGGTGTGGGCATCTCTTTGCCGCACTACACGGGATACCAGTATCAGAAGGGCGAGAAAATTTCGACCAGTGACATCGAACGCGGTGACCTGATTTTCTATGGCCCAAGTGGTAACCAGCATGTTGCGATCTATTTGGGTGATGGCACTATGGTTGAGGCTCCGCAGTCTGGCCAGAACGTCAGTATCGCCCCGGTCCGTCAAGCCGGAATGGCTCCGTATGCCGTGCGACTAATCTAG
- a CDS encoding TetR/AcrR family transcriptional regulator, with the protein MPIMSDSELNRRRNDILVGARKCFAEYGYEGATVRRLEEATGKSRGAIFHHFGDKESLFLALAREDAAREAEVVANNGLVEVMSEMLRHPERHEWLATRLEVTSMLRTDPSFATRWREEQQVLDKAVRARLESNAEKGRLRDDVSIDTLVTYLETFMDGFINRLALGETSNLEQVLSLVEQTIRGSRIQ; encoded by the coding sequence ATGCCGATTATGAGCGATTCCGAGCTCAACCGCCGCCGTAACGACATCCTCGTCGGGGCGAGAAAATGCTTTGCCGAGTATGGCTATGAAGGCGCGACAGTCCGCCGATTGGAAGAGGCCACCGGAAAGTCGCGAGGCGCCATCTTCCACCACTTCGGTGATAAGGAATCGCTCTTCCTCGCGCTGGCTCGGGAGGATGCCGCCCGGGAGGCGGAGGTCGTGGCAAACAACGGTCTGGTCGAGGTGATGAGCGAAATGCTCCGCCACCCGGAACGCCACGAATGGCTCGCCACCCGCCTTGAGGTGACTTCAATGCTGCGCACCGATCCTTCCTTTGCCACTCGCTGGCGCGAAGAGCAGCAAGTCCTCGACAAGGCCGTGCGCGCCCGTCTGGAATCCAATGCCGAGAAGGGCCGGCTCCGCGATGATGTGTCCATCGATACCTTGGTGACCTATCTGGAGACTTTCATGGACGGTTTCATTAACCGACTCGCGCTGGGTGAAACGTCAAACCTGGAGCAAGTTCTTTCCTTGGTCGAACAGACGATTCGTGGGTCACGTATTCAATAG
- a CDS encoding ferrochelatase, with the protein MTETQRIAPGAGLSTGRVPSTFDALLVLSFGGPEGNEEVVPFLENVTRGRGIPRERLEVVGEHYFHFDGVSPLNALNREIIDNLEAELKERGHNLPIYFGNRNWYPFGTEAVEQMAADGIRNVAVFATSAWGGYSACRQYDEDIVKLRDYAKDKGLPEITFTKLRQFFDHPKFVEEMAEAIREAYAEVPEDKLPKTRMLFTAHSVPSAHDAVGGSEGDKHIYSRQVAEASRLVAEAAGISEYDLVWQSRSGNPATPWLEPDIVDHTTQIHTNDGVEAVVVCPIGFISDHMEVIWDLDSELKQAADEMGVSVYRTRTAGPSQRFASLVIDLVDELEQGAEPASLGNVTVQGCTVNGVPCAEGCCDIWSLKKSH; encoded by the coding sequence ATGACTGAAACACAGCGTATTGCCCCCGGTGCTGGTTTAAGCACTGGCCGGGTACCCTCCACTTTTGACGCCCTCCTCGTTCTTTCTTTCGGTGGCCCGGAAGGAAACGAGGAGGTCGTTCCGTTTCTGGAGAACGTCACCCGCGGCCGCGGCATCCCGCGCGAACGTCTGGAAGTAGTTGGCGAGCACTATTTCCACTTTGATGGCGTAAGCCCCCTCAATGCTTTGAACCGCGAGATCATTGACAACCTCGAAGCAGAACTGAAAGAACGCGGACATAATCTACCGATTTACTTCGGTAACCGTAACTGGTACCCTTTCGGCACCGAGGCAGTAGAGCAGATGGCTGCTGATGGAATCCGTAACGTCGCGGTTTTCGCGACCTCAGCGTGGGGTGGCTACAGTGCCTGCCGTCAATACGACGAGGACATTGTCAAGCTGCGTGACTACGCCAAGGACAAGGGCCTGCCGGAGATTACCTTCACCAAGTTGCGCCAGTTCTTTGATCACCCGAAGTTTGTTGAGGAGATGGCAGAGGCCATCCGTGAAGCTTATGCGGAGGTACCGGAGGACAAACTGCCGAAAACCCGTATGCTGTTCACCGCTCATTCTGTTCCCTCAGCGCACGATGCCGTCGGTGGCTCGGAAGGCGACAAGCACATTTACTCACGTCAAGTCGCCGAGGCTTCACGTCTCGTCGCTGAGGCCGCTGGAATTAGCGAGTATGACCTAGTGTGGCAGTCCCGTTCCGGTAACCCAGCTACCCCGTGGCTCGAGCCGGACATTGTTGACCACACCACGCAGATTCACACTAATGATGGGGTTGAGGCAGTTGTTGTATGTCCAATCGGCTTCATTTCTGATCATATGGAAGTCATTTGGGACCTCGACTCTGAGCTTAAACAAGCAGCTGATGAGATGGGTGTGAGCGTGTATCGCACACGGACGGCGGGCCCATCGCAGCGCTTTGCCTCATTGGTCATTGATCTTGTTGATGAGCTGGAGCAAGGAGCTGAGCCAGCTTCCCTGGGAAACGTCACGGTTCAAGGCTGTACCGTTAACGGTGTTCCGTGCGCCGAGGGCTGCTGCGATATCTGGTCGCTGAAGAAGTCGCACTAG
- a CDS encoding NAD(P)-binding oxidoreductase, giving the protein MTDTTTNARKKVLYIGGHGKVGLLAAPKLVDANVDVHSLIRNPNQVPDIEASGATPVLRDLTEISEEQWAELLGDYDVVVWGAGNGGRAGADVTWAVDRDAALASIAGLEKLAADGKNTPAYIMISYMGATTNTTDPADEKWYAYVESKKAVDNKLNSTDLNYLILGPAALTEEPARGITVLAENSQRSADMKTSRHLVADVVTEVATRETLPSSPLEFIDGDGSVKDI; this is encoded by the coding sequence ATGACTGATACGACAACGAACGCGCGTAAGAAAGTTCTCTACATTGGCGGCCACGGCAAGGTGGGATTGCTGGCGGCGCCGAAGCTTGTCGACGCCAACGTCGATGTCCACTCCCTTATCCGTAATCCCAACCAGGTTCCTGATATCGAGGCGAGTGGGGCAACCCCGGTACTGCGCGATCTCACTGAGATTTCCGAGGAACAGTGGGCTGAACTCCTCGGCGATTATGACGTCGTCGTTTGGGGCGCTGGCAACGGTGGTCGCGCTGGCGCTGACGTAACCTGGGCCGTGGACCGCGATGCCGCGCTCGCATCGATTGCGGGTCTGGAGAAGCTTGCTGCCGACGGTAAGAACACTCCGGCCTACATCATGATTTCCTACATGGGTGCCACGACGAATACCACCGATCCCGCGGACGAGAAGTGGTATGCCTACGTGGAGTCCAAGAAGGCCGTGGACAATAAGCTCAACTCCACTGACCTGAATTATCTCATCCTAGGCCCAGCTGCTCTCACTGAGGAGCCAGCGCGGGGTATTACCGTCCTCGCGGAGAATTCGCAGCGTAGTGCTGATATGAAGACGTCGCGACATCTAGTCGCCGACGTTGTCACCGAAGTGGCCACGCGCGAGACACTGCCGTCCTCTCCGCTGGAGTTCATCGACGGCGACGGGAGCGTTAAGGATATTTAG
- a CDS encoding PFL family protein translates to MLNRFNTVSILDTIEMIEKYRLDIRTVTMGISLLGCTRPTMEATAEAVYDRVTTRAAQLVEVCEGIEAELGIPIVNKRISVTPIALIVAGVDGNPVDVARALDRAAAATGVDFVGGYSALVEKGATAAEKALIRSIPEALAETNLVCSSVNIASSRAGINMNAAAQMGRIIKEAAELTKDRSAIGCAKLVIFSNSVGDNPFMAGAFHGIEEPDCVVSVGVSGPGVVDRALGSLKGATLNEVAEEVKKAAFKVTRAGQLVGEMASERLGVPFGIIDLSLAPTAELGDSVAHILEHMGLDQVGTHGTTAALALLNDAVKKGGMMACSRVGGLSGSFIPVSEDKGMIDAVRSGAISIDKLEAMTSICSVGLDMIAIPGDTSAETIAGMIADEAAIGVMNHKTTAVRVIPAPGTKAGDEVNFGGLLGYAPVIPVNQVGNSTFINRGGFIPAPVHGFRN, encoded by the coding sequence ATGCTTAATCGCTTCAATACTGTCAGTATTCTCGACACCATCGAGATGATCGAGAAGTACCGTCTCGACATCCGCACCGTGACCATGGGCATTTCGCTCCTCGGCTGCACCCGCCCCACCATGGAAGCCACCGCCGAAGCAGTCTACGATCGCGTGACTACCCGCGCGGCTCAACTCGTGGAAGTCTGCGAAGGAATCGAGGCTGAGCTCGGCATCCCGATCGTCAACAAGCGCATCTCCGTGACCCCTATCGCGCTCATCGTGGCCGGCGTCGACGGAAACCCCGTGGACGTCGCCCGCGCGCTGGACCGTGCGGCAGCCGCCACTGGCGTCGACTTCGTTGGTGGCTACTCTGCGCTCGTTGAAAAGGGCGCTACCGCCGCCGAAAAGGCACTCATCCGTTCCATCCCGGAAGCCCTGGCAGAGACGAACCTGGTGTGCTCCTCGGTCAACATCGCCTCCTCCCGCGCCGGCATCAACATGAATGCGGCCGCGCAGATGGGACGAATCATCAAGGAGGCAGCCGAGCTTACCAAGGACCGTAGCGCCATCGGCTGCGCCAAACTCGTGATCTTCTCCAACTCCGTCGGCGATAACCCCTTCATGGCCGGCGCCTTCCACGGCATCGAGGAGCCGGACTGCGTCGTTTCCGTCGGCGTATCCGGACCCGGTGTGGTCGATCGCGCCCTCGGTTCCCTGAAGGGAGCCACCCTCAATGAGGTAGCCGAAGAGGTTAAGAAAGCCGCCTTCAAGGTCACCCGCGCCGGACAGCTCGTGGGTGAAATGGCTTCTGAGCGCCTCGGTGTTCCCTTCGGCATCATCGACCTCTCCCTCGCTCCCACCGCGGAGCTGGGTGACTCCGTCGCACACATTCTGGAGCACATGGGCCTGGATCAGGTGGGCACGCACGGCACCACGGCAGCATTGGCGCTGCTTAACGACGCCGTCAAGAAGGGCGGCATGATGGCCTGTTCCCGCGTGGGCGGCCTGTCCGGTTCCTTCATCCCGGTTTCTGAGGACAAGGGCATGATCGATGCGGTGCGCTCTGGCGCTATCTCCATCGACAAACTGGAGGCCATGACCTCTATCTGCTCAGTGGGCTTGGACATGATCGCCATCCCGGGCGATACTTCTGCAGAAACCATCGCCGGCATGATTGCTGATGAGGCCGCCATTGGTGTGATGAACCATAAGACCACCGCAGTGCGCGTCATCCCCGCGCCTGGCACCAAGGCTGGCGACGAAGTCAACTTCGGCGGCCTGCTGGGCTACGCTCCGGTCATCCCGGTTAACCAGGTGGGCAACTCTACCTTCATTAACCGCGGTGGCTTCATTCCGGCTCCGGTGCACGGATTCCGAAATTAA
- a CDS encoding DUF6676 family protein: MIPDGVDVDNIAEQLSDDGVAFSNPELALDDALQEPIAASLQPDHGVAVVDVFPEKIPDLRDLATTLQERTGLDTVILQAPMKVSVVSDSYDRAAIEAAEDSLPVGLDQVTLVHDFYATADGFSVPWGPILGIFFCLAVLAAYSAVRSASRRTPESNPAAAVVDATRG; encoded by the coding sequence ATGATCCCGGATGGCGTAGATGTCGATAACATCGCCGAACAGCTTTCGGACGATGGTGTTGCCTTCTCGAACCCAGAGCTTGCGCTTGACGATGCCCTCCAGGAGCCCATCGCCGCCTCCCTGCAGCCCGACCACGGGGTAGCGGTTGTCGACGTTTTTCCGGAGAAGATTCCAGATCTGCGGGACCTTGCCACCACTCTTCAAGAGAGGACCGGCCTAGACACTGTCATCCTTCAGGCGCCTATGAAGGTGTCGGTTGTGAGCGATTCCTACGATCGTGCGGCGATTGAAGCAGCCGAGGATTCCCTGCCGGTAGGTCTCGATCAGGTCACACTTGTTCATGATTTCTACGCTACGGCGGATGGTTTCTCAGTCCCGTGGGGCCCCATCCTTGGAATATTTTTCTGCCTCGCAGTGTTGGCTGCCTACTCCGCAGTCCGCTCTGCGTCTCGACGCACGCCCGAATCCAATCCGGCCGCTGCTGTCGTAGATGCCACACGAGGCTAG
- a CDS encoding ACT domain-containing protein — translation MIAIMTVTGADRTGIIASVSTALAELNVNIVDVSQTLMSGFFTMILRVEFDENEVSIREIQDRMNSVGESTQQSIRVQSEALFTAMNEI, via the coding sequence ATGATTGCCATCATGACTGTCACCGGTGCCGATCGCACCGGCATCATCGCGTCCGTGTCTACTGCCCTTGCTGAGCTCAACGTCAACATCGTGGATGTTTCGCAGACTCTTATGTCGGGCTTTTTCACCATGATCCTGAGGGTTGAATTCGATGAGAATGAGGTGAGCATCCGCGAAATTCAGGACCGAATGAACTCCGTGGGTGAATCTACCCAACAGTCCATTCGCGTGCAGTCGGAAGCGCTGTTCACCGCCATGAATGAGATCTAG